A part of Aegilops tauschii subsp. strangulata cultivar AL8/78 chromosome 2, Aet v6.0, whole genome shotgun sequence genomic DNA contains:
- the LOC109771997 gene encoding inositol transporter 1 isoform X1 — translation MTIDLSTMPGSSSSRLLDAAAGRKDMNFFRNRYVLGLTGVAGIGGFLFGYDTGVISGALLYIRDEFPAVKDNLFLQETIVSMALLGAILGAAGGGWINDAYGRKKSTLLADLMFALGSLVMCAAGGPYVLILGRLFVGLGVGIASVTAPVYIAEAAPSEIRGGLVSTNVLMITGGQFFSYLVNLGFTEVPGTWRWMLGVAAVPAIIQFVLMLFLPESPRWLYRKDEKAKAIAVLEQIYDSGRLEEEVELLASASMHEFQSNCTGSYLDIFRLKELRLAFFAGAGLQAFQQFTGINTVMYYSPTIVQMAGFTSNRLALLLSLIVAAMNASGTIVGIYLIDRCGRRRLALTSLAGVVLSLVILATAFILQSSSSLCGSLFSGSCQGVLGWFAVGGLALYIAFFSPGMGPVPWAVNSEIYPEAYRGMCGGMSATVNWISNLIVAQTFLSIVGWVGTGPTFLIIAGIAVMAFIFVALYVPETKGLSFEEVDLLWKERAWGGQGSHESLLGSAP, via the exons ATGACGATCGATTTGTCCACCATGCCCGGGAGCTCCTCCTCCCGTCTCCTGGACGCCGCCGCGGGGAGGAAGGACATGAACTTCTTCAGAAACCGCTACGTGCTTGGGCTCACCGGCGTCGCCGGAATCGGCGGCTTCCTCTTTGGATACGACACAG GTGTCATATCTGGAGCCCTTCTGTATATTCGGGACGAATTTCCAGCTGTCAAAGACAATCTATTCTTGCAG GAGACAATTGTTAGCATGGCATTACTTGGCGCCATTCTTGGAGCAGCTGGGGGTGGCTGGATAAATGATGCCTACGGTCGTAAGAAGTCCACTCTTCTTGCTGACCTGATGTTCGCACTTGGTTCACTGGTTATGTGCGCTGCTGGCGGTCCTTATGTTCTGATTCTTGGAAGGCTCTTTGTTGGATTGGGTGTGGGAATAGCATCAGTCACTGCCCCCGTTTACATCGCTGAAGCTGCTCCTTCAGAAATCAGGGGAGGTTTGGTGTCAACTAATGTCCTCATGATTACTGGCGGCCAATTCTTCTCCTACTTGGTCAATCTTGGCTTTACTGAG GTTCCTGGAACATGGCGGTGGATGCTCGGAGTTGCTGCCGTGCCAGCAATCATACAGTTTGTGCTGATGCTTTTTCTGCCAGAATCTCCCCGCTGGCTTTACCGGAAG GATGAGAAAGCCAAAGCTATTGCTGTGCTGGAGCAGATATATGACTCTGGTCGTCTGGaggaagaggtcgagctgcttgcgTCGGCTTCCATGCATGAATTCCAGTCTAACTGTACTGGGAGCTATTTGGACATATTCAGGTTGAAGGAATTAAGGCTAGCTTTTTTTGCTGGAGCTGGCCTTCAG GCCTTCCAGCAATTTACTGGCATCAACACCGTCATGTACTACAGCCCCACGATCGTCCAGATGGCTGGGTTCACTTCCAACAGGCTGGCCCTGCTGCTTTCCCTCATCGTCGCCGCCATGAACGCCAGCGGAACCATCGTCGGGATCTACCTCATCGACCGTTGTGGCCGCCGCCGCCTGGCCCTCACAAGCCTAGCCGGCGTCGTGCTTTCCCTCGTCATCCTCGCCACGGCCTTCATACTGCAGTCGTCGTCCAGCCTCTGCGGGAGCCTGTTCAGCGGTTCCTGCCAAGGCGTGCTGGGGTGGTTCGCGGTCGGAGGGCTCGCTCTGTACATCGCCTTCTTCTCTCCGGGCATGGGGCCGGTGCCATGGGCCGTGAACTCAGAGATCTACCCCGAGGCCTACCGCGGCATGTGCGGCGGCATGTCGGCCACCGTCAACTGGATCTCCAACCTGATCGTGGCACAGACGTTCCTGTCGATCGTGGGGTGGGTCGGCACCGGCCCCACGTTCCTGATCATCGCCGGGATCGCCgtgatggccttcatcttcgtgGCCCTGTACGTGCCGGAGACCAAGGGCCTGAGCTTCGAGGAGGTCGATCTGCTGTGGAAGGAGAGGGCCTGGGGAGGCCAGGGCAGCCACGAGAGCCTCCTGGGTTCTGCGCCGTAA
- the LOC109771997 gene encoding inositol transporter 1 isoform X2, which yields MALLGAILGAAGGGWINDAYGRKKSTLLADLMFALGSLVMCAAGGPYVLILGRLFVGLGVGIASVTAPVYIAEAAPSEIRGGLVSTNVLMITGGQFFSYLVNLGFTEVPGTWRWMLGVAAVPAIIQFVLMLFLPESPRWLYRKDEKAKAIAVLEQIYDSGRLEEEVELLASASMHEFQSNCTGSYLDIFRLKELRLAFFAGAGLQAFQQFTGINTVMYYSPTIVQMAGFTSNRLALLLSLIVAAMNASGTIVGIYLIDRCGRRRLALTSLAGVVLSLVILATAFILQSSSSLCGSLFSGSCQGVLGWFAVGGLALYIAFFSPGMGPVPWAVNSEIYPEAYRGMCGGMSATVNWISNLIVAQTFLSIVGWVGTGPTFLIIAGIAVMAFIFVALYVPETKGLSFEEVDLLWKERAWGGQGSHESLLGSAP from the exons ATGGCATTACTTGGCGCCATTCTTGGAGCAGCTGGGGGTGGCTGGATAAATGATGCCTACGGTCGTAAGAAGTCCACTCTTCTTGCTGACCTGATGTTCGCACTTGGTTCACTGGTTATGTGCGCTGCTGGCGGTCCTTATGTTCTGATTCTTGGAAGGCTCTTTGTTGGATTGGGTGTGGGAATAGCATCAGTCACTGCCCCCGTTTACATCGCTGAAGCTGCTCCTTCAGAAATCAGGGGAGGTTTGGTGTCAACTAATGTCCTCATGATTACTGGCGGCCAATTCTTCTCCTACTTGGTCAATCTTGGCTTTACTGAG GTTCCTGGAACATGGCGGTGGATGCTCGGAGTTGCTGCCGTGCCAGCAATCATACAGTTTGTGCTGATGCTTTTTCTGCCAGAATCTCCCCGCTGGCTTTACCGGAAG GATGAGAAAGCCAAAGCTATTGCTGTGCTGGAGCAGATATATGACTCTGGTCGTCTGGaggaagaggtcgagctgcttgcgTCGGCTTCCATGCATGAATTCCAGTCTAACTGTACTGGGAGCTATTTGGACATATTCAGGTTGAAGGAATTAAGGCTAGCTTTTTTTGCTGGAGCTGGCCTTCAG GCCTTCCAGCAATTTACTGGCATCAACACCGTCATGTACTACAGCCCCACGATCGTCCAGATGGCTGGGTTCACTTCCAACAGGCTGGCCCTGCTGCTTTCCCTCATCGTCGCCGCCATGAACGCCAGCGGAACCATCGTCGGGATCTACCTCATCGACCGTTGTGGCCGCCGCCGCCTGGCCCTCACAAGCCTAGCCGGCGTCGTGCTTTCCCTCGTCATCCTCGCCACGGCCTTCATACTGCAGTCGTCGTCCAGCCTCTGCGGGAGCCTGTTCAGCGGTTCCTGCCAAGGCGTGCTGGGGTGGTTCGCGGTCGGAGGGCTCGCTCTGTACATCGCCTTCTTCTCTCCGGGCATGGGGCCGGTGCCATGGGCCGTGAACTCAGAGATCTACCCCGAGGCCTACCGCGGCATGTGCGGCGGCATGTCGGCCACCGTCAACTGGATCTCCAACCTGATCGTGGCACAGACGTTCCTGTCGATCGTGGGGTGGGTCGGCACCGGCCCCACGTTCCTGATCATCGCCGGGATCGCCgtgatggccttcatcttcgtgGCCCTGTACGTGCCGGAGACCAAGGGCCTGAGCTTCGAGGAGGTCGATCTGCTGTGGAAGGAGAGGGCCTGGGGAGGCCAGGGCAGCCACGAGAGCCTCCTGGGTTCTGCGCCGTAA